In the Caballeronia sp. LZ062 genome, one interval contains:
- a CDS encoding 3-carboxy-cis,cis-muconate cycloisomerase, whose translation MFDSTGRLTDLICGSEAANAVWSPRATVQAMLDVEAALARASAQAGVIPASAVDAIVAACDADNIDAAALMSGAAAGGNLAIPLVKQLTAVVKARDAEAAKYVHWGATSQDIIDTGVVLQLRAALDLLDADLRTLADALADQAEKHRATPMIGRTWLQQALPITLGLKFAQWLDAVTRHRERLADLRARALVLQFGGAAGTLASLRDKALATARALADDLRLTLPALPSHTQRDRIAEAASFFGMLTGTLGKIARDISLMMQTEVGEVAEPSAAGKGGSSTMPHKRNPVGCAAVLTAATRAPNLVATIFAGMVQEHERALGGWQAEWEALPDLARLTAGALANVKNMVPGLEVNVGRLAANLNATNGLVLGEAVMLALGDAIGRLDAHRLVEGASKAAVASGQPLFDVLAANETVSAHLSQERLKELLDPANYVGQAQAFVDAALSQHRQYQDTEQ comes from the coding sequence ATGTTCGACTCCACCGGACGCCTGACCGACCTGATTTGCGGCAGCGAGGCGGCAAACGCCGTCTGGTCGCCGCGCGCGACCGTGCAGGCCATGCTCGATGTCGAAGCCGCGCTCGCGCGTGCGTCGGCGCAAGCGGGCGTGATCCCGGCGAGCGCCGTCGATGCGATCGTCGCCGCCTGCGACGCCGACAACATCGACGCCGCCGCGCTCATGTCCGGCGCGGCCGCGGGCGGCAATCTCGCGATTCCGCTCGTCAAGCAGCTCACCGCCGTCGTCAAGGCGCGCGACGCGGAAGCCGCCAAGTACGTGCATTGGGGCGCGACGAGTCAGGACATCATCGACACGGGCGTCGTGCTGCAACTGCGCGCGGCGCTCGATCTGCTCGACGCGGATCTGCGCACGCTCGCCGATGCGCTCGCGGATCAGGCCGAAAAGCATCGCGCGACGCCGATGATCGGCCGCACGTGGCTGCAACAAGCGCTGCCGATCACGCTCGGGCTGAAGTTCGCGCAATGGCTCGATGCGGTGACGCGTCACCGCGAGCGCCTTGCCGACTTGCGCGCACGCGCGCTCGTGCTTCAGTTCGGCGGCGCGGCGGGCACGCTCGCGAGCCTGCGTGACAAGGCGCTTGCGACCGCGCGCGCACTCGCCGACGATCTGCGTCTCACGCTGCCCGCCCTGCCGTCGCATACGCAGCGTGATCGGATCGCGGAAGCGGCGTCGTTCTTCGGCATGCTGACCGGCACGCTCGGCAAGATCGCGCGGGACATCTCGCTCATGATGCAGACGGAAGTCGGCGAAGTGGCGGAGCCGTCGGCGGCGGGCAAGGGCGGCTCCTCGACGATGCCGCACAAGCGCAATCCGGTCGGCTGCGCGGCCGTACTCACGGCGGCCACGCGCGCGCCCAATCTCGTCGCGACGATCTTCGCGGGCATGGTGCAGGAGCACGAACGCGCACTCGGCGGCTGGCAGGCAGAATGGGAAGCGCTGCCGGACCTGGCGCGGCTGACGGCGGGCGCGCTCGCCAACGTGAAGAACATGGTGCCGGGGCTCGAAGTGAACGTCGGGCGGCTCGCGGCGAATCTCAACGCGACGAACGGCCTCGTGCTCGGCGAGGCGGTGATGCTGGCGCTCGGCGACGCCATCGGGCGGCTGGATGCGCATAGGTTGGTCGAAGGCGCGTCGAAGGCGGCGGTCGCGAGCGGTCAGCCGCTCTTCGACGTGCTCGCCGCGAATGAAACCGTCAGCGCGCATCTCTCGCAAGAGCGCCTCAAAGAATTGCTCGATCCGGCGAACTACGTCGGTCAGGCTCAGGCGTTCGTCGATGCGGCGCTCTCGCAGCATCGCCAGTATCAAGATACGGAGCAATAA
- a CDS encoding 3-oxoacid CoA-transferase subunit A has translation MINKIFESLASAVADVHDGATIMIGGFGTAGMPSELIDALIEQGARELTIVNNNAGNGDTGLAALLKAKRVRKIICSFPRQTDSHVFDALYRAGEIELELVPQGNLAERIRAAGAGIGGFFTPTGYGTKLAEGKETREIDGKHYVLESPLHADFALIKAFKGDRWGNLVYRKTARNFGPIMASAAKTAIVQVSKVVPLGELDPENIVTPGIFVQRVVEVPQAVHQAELAAEAA, from the coding sequence ATGATCAACAAGATTTTCGAATCGCTCGCGTCCGCAGTCGCGGATGTTCATGACGGAGCGACCATCATGATCGGCGGATTCGGCACGGCGGGCATGCCGTCCGAACTGATCGACGCGCTCATCGAGCAGGGCGCGCGCGAGCTCACCATCGTGAACAACAATGCGGGCAACGGCGATACCGGGCTGGCTGCGCTCCTGAAGGCCAAGCGCGTGCGCAAGATCATCTGCTCGTTTCCGCGGCAGACGGATTCGCATGTCTTCGACGCGCTCTACCGCGCTGGCGAGATCGAACTGGAACTGGTGCCGCAGGGCAATCTCGCCGAGCGCATCCGCGCGGCGGGCGCGGGCATCGGCGGCTTCTTCACGCCGACGGGCTACGGCACGAAGCTCGCGGAAGGCAAGGAAACGCGCGAAATCGACGGCAAGCACTACGTGCTCGAATCGCCGCTGCACGCGGACTTCGCGTTGATCAAAGCGTTCAAGGGCGACCGCTGGGGCAATCTGGTCTATCGTAAAACAGCGCGCAACTTTGGGCCGATCATGGCGAGCGCCGCGAAGACGGCCATCGTGCAGGTGTCGAAGGTCGTGCCGCTCGGCGAACTGGACCCCGAAAACATTGTGACGCCGGGCATCTTCGTGCAGCGCGTCGTGGAAGTGCCGCAAGCGGTTCATCAAGCCGAACTCGCCGCCGAAGCTGCATAA
- the pcaF gene encoding 3-oxoadipyl-CoA thiolase produces MKNAFVCDAIRTPFGRYAGSLSSVRADDLGAVPLRALMERNKEVDWEAVEEVIYGCANQAGEDNRNVARMSALLAGLPVGVPGSTVNRLCGSGMDAIGIAARAIKSGEAGLLVAGGVESMSRAPFVMGKATSAFSRQADIYDTTIGWRFVNPLMKKQYGVDSMPETAENVADDYKVSREDQDAFALRSQQKAARAQKDGSLAQEITPVTIPQKKGDAIVVDRDEHPRETSLEALAKLKGVVRPDGSVTAGNASGVNDGACALLIADEDSAKRHGLTPRARILGMATAGVPPRVMGIGPGPASQKLLARLGMTIDQMDVIELNEAFASQGLAVLRMLGVGDDDPRVNPNGGAIALGHPLGASGARLVTAATYQLERTGGRFALCTMCIGVGQGIAMIIERV; encoded by the coding sequence ATGAAAAATGCATTCGTATGTGACGCGATCCGCACGCCGTTTGGCCGCTATGCCGGCTCGCTGTCGTCGGTGCGCGCGGACGATCTGGGCGCCGTGCCGCTGCGCGCGCTGATGGAACGCAACAAGGAAGTGGACTGGGAAGCGGTCGAGGAAGTCATCTACGGCTGCGCGAATCAGGCGGGCGAAGACAACCGCAACGTCGCGCGCATGTCCGCGCTGCTCGCGGGACTGCCGGTCGGTGTGCCGGGCTCGACGGTGAATCGCCTGTGTGGTTCCGGCATGGACGCCATCGGCATCGCGGCGCGCGCCATCAAGTCGGGCGAAGCCGGGCTGCTCGTCGCGGGCGGGGTCGAAAGCATGAGCCGCGCGCCGTTCGTCATGGGCAAGGCGACGAGCGCGTTCTCGCGTCAGGCCGATATTTACGATACGACCATCGGCTGGCGCTTCGTGAATCCGCTGATGAAAAAGCAGTACGGCGTCGATTCGATGCCCGAGACCGCCGAAAACGTCGCGGACGACTACAAGGTGAGCCGCGAAGATCAGGACGCGTTCGCGTTGCGCAGTCAGCAGAAGGCGGCGCGCGCGCAAAAGGACGGCTCGCTCGCGCAGGAAATCACGCCGGTCACGATCCCGCAGAAAAAGGGCGATGCCATCGTCGTGGATCGCGACGAGCATCCGCGCGAGACGAGCCTCGAAGCGCTCGCGAAGCTCAAGGGCGTCGTGCGCCCGGACGGCAGCGTGACGGCGGGTAACGCGTCGGGCGTGAACGACGGCGCCTGCGCGCTTCTGATCGCCGACGAGGACAGCGCGAAGCGCCACGGCCTCACGCCGCGCGCGCGCATTCTCGGCATGGCGACCGCAGGCGTGCCGCCGCGCGTGATGGGCATCGGACCCGGCCCGGCGTCGCAAAAGCTGTTGGCGCGCCTTGGCATGACCATCGACCAGATGGACGTCATCGAACTGAACGAAGCCTTCGCCTCGCAAGGGCTCGCGGTGCTGCGCATGCTCGGCGTCGGCGACGACGATCCGCGCGTCAATCCGAACGGCGGCGCCATTGCGCTCGGCCATCCGCTCGGCGCGAGCGGCGCGCGGCTCGTCACGGCGGCGACGTATCAGCTCGAACGCACCGGCGGCCGCTTCGCGCTCTGCACCATGTGCATCGGCGTGGGGCAGGGCATCGCGATGATCATCGAGCGCGTCTGA
- the pcaD gene encoding 3-oxoadipate enol-lactonase, translating into MPFADINQTRIHYRIDATAGNDAPWLVLSNSLGADVSMWTPQIEAFAPHYRVLRYDTRGHGHSDVPPGPYTVDQLIGDVIALMDHVGIERANYCGLSMGGLTGIGLAARHPERFSRVVLSNTAAKIGSDAVWTPRAAKARESGGMAALTDSVIARWFTAPFIERERLVLANIRDVFRHTSGDGYASNCEAIRDADLREEAKTIALPVLVIAGTHDLSTTAEQGRELAGAIGGSRYVELDAAHLANIEKHDAYTHAVLDFLGEQQ; encoded by the coding sequence ATGCCTTTTGCCGATATCAACCAGACCCGGATTCACTACCGGATCGACGCCACCGCGGGCAACGACGCGCCGTGGCTCGTGCTCTCGAATTCGCTGGGCGCGGACGTGTCGATGTGGACGCCGCAAATCGAGGCGTTCGCGCCGCATTACCGCGTCCTGCGCTACGACACGCGCGGTCACGGCCATTCCGACGTGCCGCCGGGCCCGTACACCGTCGATCAATTGATCGGCGACGTGATCGCGCTGATGGATCACGTCGGTATCGAACGCGCGAATTACTGCGGTCTGTCGATGGGCGGGCTGACCGGAATCGGCCTCGCCGCGCGTCATCCCGAGCGGTTCTCGCGCGTCGTGCTGTCGAACACGGCCGCGAAGATCGGCTCGGACGCCGTCTGGACGCCGCGCGCCGCGAAAGCGCGCGAGAGCGGCGGCATGGCCGCGCTCACCGACAGCGTCATCGCCCGCTGGTTCACTGCGCCGTTCATCGAGCGGGAGCGGCTCGTGCTCGCGAATATCCGCGACGTGTTCCGCCACACGTCGGGCGACGGCTACGCGTCGAATTGCGAAGCCATCCGTGACGCCGACCTTCGCGAGGAAGCGAAGACCATCGCGCTGCCGGTGCTCGTCATCGCGGGAACCCACGATCTTTCGACGACCGCCGAGCAGGGCCGCGAACTCGCGGGCGCGATCGGCGGATCGCGTTACGTCGAACTGGATGCCGCGCATCTCGCGAACATCGAGAAGCACGACGCCTACACGCACGCCGTCCTCGACTTTCTCGGAGAACAGCAATGA
- a CDS encoding 3-oxoacid CoA-transferase subunit B, with amino-acid sequence MKKLTRDEMAKRVAADIPEGAYVNLGIGVPTLVANHLAADREIFLHSENGLLGMGPAPAKGEEDDELINAGKQHVTLLTGGAFFHHADSFAMMRGGHLDFCVLGAFQVSAKGDLANWHTGAPDAIPAVGGAMDLAIGAKQVYVMMELLTKQGESKLVAECSYPVTGVQCVDRVYTDLAVFDVTPDGFVVREIVDGLSFAELQKLANVPLQYAPISEAA; translated from the coding sequence ATGAAGAAACTGACTCGTGACGAAATGGCCAAGCGCGTGGCCGCGGACATTCCCGAAGGCGCATATGTGAATCTGGGCATCGGCGTGCCGACGCTCGTCGCCAATCATCTCGCGGCTGACCGCGAGATCTTCCTGCACAGCGAAAACGGTCTGCTCGGCATGGGCCCGGCGCCCGCCAAAGGCGAAGAGGACGACGAACTCATCAACGCCGGCAAGCAGCACGTGACGCTGCTCACGGGCGGCGCGTTCTTCCATCACGCGGATTCGTTCGCGATGATGCGCGGGGGCCATCTCGACTTCTGCGTGCTGGGCGCGTTTCAGGTCTCGGCGAAAGGCGATCTCGCGAACTGGCACACCGGCGCGCCCGACGCGATTCCGGCTGTCGGCGGCGCGATGGACCTCGCCATCGGCGCCAAGCAGGTCTACGTGATGATGGAACTGCTCACGAAGCAGGGCGAAAGCAAGCTGGTTGCCGAGTGTTCGTATCCGGTAACGGGTGTGCAGTGCGTGGACCGGGTGTACACGGACCTCGCCGTGTTCGACGTGACGCCGGACGGCTTCGTCGTGCGCGAAATCGTCGACGGCCTGTCGTTCGCGGAACTGCAGAAGCTGGCCAACGTGCCGCTCCAGTACGCGCCCATTTCCGAGGCAGCCTGA